In Phoenix dactylifera cultivar Barhee BC4 unplaced genomic scaffold, palm_55x_up_171113_PBpolish2nd_filt_p 000462F, whole genome shotgun sequence, the genomic window TTAGCCAATGTTTCTTGAGATCGTacaataactatatatatttcttcATATTTTTGGCAAATCATTATGCACCTTTATTCTTATAATGTTAATTATGAGAAGTACAACAAATGTGATATGCACAAAGATGTTATTTGAATAGAAAATGCATGTTTAATTCTGTCatcagacaaaaaaaaaacaggcaGGAGCTGCACATTACCGAGCACCTGTTGAGCAGTTAGCCGCCGCTTTGGATCTGGATCAAGCATCTGCCTTACAAGGTCTTTGGCATTATTGGAAACTTTAGGCCATGGATCTCTTTTAAAGTCTATCACAGAATGGATAATTGCCTGAGCAACACCTTGTTCAGTTTCTGCATCAAGGCATTAAACCACACATGATTAGACTAGACACTTGCACCCTAATTTTGTACACTAAAGTATAAATAATACAAGCCTTGCACCGGTAATATATTTATTCATTTCTAAAAATCAGAATATGAGTTATCAAAAGAATTTATTACAGATAAACCCAGAAATAGTCGCCTGATCAACAAGCATTTTCATACCAAAAAGCTCATCAACAGAGTTACAGAAGCAAATTACCTGCCCAAAATGGAGGTACACCACAAAGAAGAATGTATAGGATAACCCCAGCACTCCATACATCTATTTCTGGGCCATAATTTCGCTTTAGAACCTCTGGGGCCATGTAATAAGGACTTCCCACAATCTCATTGAAGCACTCACCTGTGTAGGAAAGAGAAATTCAGCAACAATATGGGCAAATGTAATAGTGCTTATACATAATGATGCTTCCTGGTAATTTAATCTGCATATATAATTGATTAACAAGTGAGGTGCAATGGATTTTTGCCTATTAAGTGAGTCCTATGCATCATTAGTTTAGTATTTAAAGATTTATAACAaacaaaattaatgaaaatAGCTTAGCATCAAGACATTGTTCACAGCAATAAGGAGTACAACATACCAGGTTTGAAAAATACAGACAACCCAAAATCGATTGCCTTGAGTGGGGCAGTTTCCTTCTTGTTAGCAAACAAGAAATTCTCAGGTTTGAGGTCTCGGTGCATCACTCCATGCTTGTGACACATCTGTTATTGCATGAAACAAGTTTCACTGCATTCTCTAACTcacatcaaaagaaatcataacCACTTCCAAATCCAACTTGAAGCAACATGACACACTTGACAAGGGCAGAACAGAATAAAGAGTAATGAAAACAATTTAGAGGATTTTCCAGGGACCAAGTTATAGCCTGACCTTCACTTGCACAACCATCAATTAAAGGACATTATAAGGTGATGCATGGAGGTGGTAGCATTGTGGCAATACTATATAAGGAAAATAAAGCAGCAGCATTAGGAAGGTTGAAGCAGACATAAAAGTTGGAAAAGGTAGTGTTAAATATTAGAGCAAAAATCACATCGAGAAATTACAAGCACAAATTCTAGAATGTCAATAATCAATggcaaatagaagaataccaagATTCCAAGTCTGAGAACCACAGGCACAAATGAGAATAAAACAACCTTTACAAGCAAATGAagaatctataaaaaaaaacatgtttcACATATGCAAGCTCAGATTTTTGAGAGTTGTCCCAAAAACAAACCAACAAAAATCAGCTTTTCGGAATGTTTGAATATTCCAGGAAGTGTAACCACAAATAACAGAATCCATATGAAGAAACATGGAGAAAGTAAAAACTTGGTGTTTAAACAAAAAATTATGATCTCCCACTGTAGCTAGCGATCAGATAAAGTAAGAAAGAATGATTCTATGAAGCATAAGtggccaaaaaagaaaaatttgatcTTCAGCAAAAAATGGATTGATCCCCAAGGTTCCATGTACCAAGCCATTAGTCAGTCAAGATAACACCATACCAAGAAAGTTAACACAAATCTGAATGGCAAACCAAGATTGCCCCAAGTTCAAGATCATAACTGAACAGAGGGTTCAACGAAAGTTTATTAGAATTCAAAAGAAAAGAGTCCCCAAACTTTCACCAAATCAACATTGAGAAACAACAAAGAGAATCCAATTCGCGACATAACCATTGAAAGCATTACCAAAACAACAAAGCAATGGCAAACATGCAGTGATGACAGAGAGATATCCAGGGGAAAGATTTCACCTGTACGACCTCGACGATGGTCCGGGTGACCACCGCGGCGGCCCGTTCAGTATAGTGCCCCCTCGCAACAATCCGGTCGAACAGCTCCCCTCCCTCGCACAATTCCATCACGAGGTGGATGGCGTCCTCATCCTCGTAGGTGTCCTTGAGGCTGACGATATTGGGATGCCTCGGCAAATGCCTCATGATCTCCACCTCCCGCCGCACATCCTCGATGTCCACGGCGGTCCTCAGCTTCTTCTTGGAGATGGACTTGCAAGCAAAGAGCCCCCCTGTCTCCTTATCGGTGCAGAGATAGGTGATGCCGAACTCCCCCCTGCCCAGCTCCCGGCCGAGCTCGTACCGGTTTTCGATGTCCCGGCCGGTGGGATCTTTGAGGACGACGAGCTTGCCACCCTGGGACGGACCCCGGTTGTAATCTATGGAGAACGGGTTCGGCTTCttgtccttcttcttcctcgccTTCTTCTTCGAGGGATCAACGGGCGCGGCGCAGCAATTCCCCATTAAAATTTCCGAGAACAAGCAGTCAAGATCCAATCTTTTCTAGGTCTTCCGACTCCCAGAGCCCAAACGACACAAAAGTCAGGCACGTTGGCAAGAAATCCGACGGATCCAACAAGAAACTTCCCACAAGATCAGATTTTTCCAACAAATCCCAACCAAAAGCCCCGAAAAACCAAGAACCGATTCGGTTTCGGACCTCGAGAGCCCTTCTAATAAAAGCAGAACCGCGTAAAGAGCCAAGGGTGGAAGTGAAAACCAGATCTTTGCAAAAGATACAGCTAAAGGGATTAAATTCACGATAGAAACTTGAAATTTTCGGGGAATGGGAGAATAACGAAAGATTTTTAAGGCTGCCAAAGGGCGGAAAGAAGCCCGAGCTTTCGAACGTTGCAGGGCTTGGAGAAGACAGAAAACAGGAGTCTTCACAATGGCACGGAGGAGAAGAGAACGAGCTGGGGTAAATAAGAAATAGGATATAGCGTTTGAAGCGCCAATGGTTGAGGGAGGGGAGAGGGCCAAAGCTGGCTCCAAAGGCTTCACACCCTCTCCCCCGCTATCAATAAGAATTTCTTACaaacaataaaaagaaagaacgaCAAGGGGAGAACAGTATTCAATacttgtttttctctcctaaaatttttttttggtctttttTGGTCGTAAAGGAGAACATGTTTCCGATCTTCCTGCAAGGAATCCAAAAATTGGGGTTTTTCTTAAATGCCCCTTGTGGGCGTTGGGCCGACGGTGTTAAAGTAAAGGTTCCTCCGCACTGGGAGCTATAACGGCATGTTAgcccttttttttgttgttgtgtgTTAGCCATTTGCCGTTAGGTCGCTGTGATCCAATGTCCTATTAATTTTCTATTTCGCGTTGTAAAACCGAATGTTGACATTGTATGGGCTATTTACTATTGTtgttgtttttagcttttatttCTGTACGAGTAAAATAACATATGGAGACTCGCATTGAAGATAAAATTTGCCCAAAGAACTTGTGACATTCtatatttttactattttttaaaagtaataaatctttttaagccTCTCCACCTTCACCTCCTCCGGTGCAATAGCAACCTCGAGACCTCCCAAACCATATTTGTCAGCTCCTACCTCACACACGCTACTTGTGACTATTTCAACCGTGGCTACAATCTCTTCAGCATCGACCTCATGCTCTTCGACCTCCCCGACTTAGCCTTCTATTTGCATAACTTACCATCGGCCGTCTCTTCCAAACCCTCTTCGGCTATGTCTCCCAGAACAAAGGACTGGAtgtagggctgttaacgagccgagccgagcccgagcctccgcaggctcggctcggctcgtttcactaATTTtctggctcgggctcgggctcggtaccgagccttgTATTGGGCTTGGGCTTGGGCTTGGGTGGCAcagcccggctcgggctcgggctcgtaaagctcgtttgcccgagcccgagcccgagcggcgagcccgagcccgagcggcgagcccgagcccgccccatccccatccggccatccccatccccatccccgcCCCCATCTCCGTCGCCCGTCGGAGAGAACGAGCAGCCGAGCTCGGTTCCGAGTCCCGACGGTTCGTcgtcggagagaagaacgaagaagagagagaaaagaagaagaagaagaagaagaagagaagaaagaaggaaggaaagaaagaaaaaaagaaaaaaaaaggagagaagaagggACTCACCTCATCGcgtgcggcggccgccggcttccGCCGCGAGCACCTGCACCGCCGGCACGGGCGTCGGCCGCAGGCACGGCCGAGGAAGCCGCGGGCTTGGCCGCGGGCGCCGCCGGCCGTGGCCCGACCCTCCCGTGCGAGGGACTCCTCGGCTCCTTCCCTGATTCGCCGGTGGAGGAGAGCTTCTCATCCCCTCCTCTATCGCAGTCTCGCCGATAGAGGAGTCggcaaagagaggaaaagggagggggagaaacggagaagaaagagggggaggcGCCTCGCGTGCTTCTTTCCCAGGCGGCGGAAGGAGGCAGCGAGGCATCGGCGGCGGTCGGCGGAGGAGGAAGGCGAGAGGGGAGTCAGGGGAGGGAATGGATTTTTATGCGGGACAGCGGGAAGCTTCTGGAAAAACccagaaggaaggagaagaaaaaaaaaataaaaagagaggaGGTGGTCAGGTCAGGTGGAGGGAAATGGGAATGGGTTATTGGttgggctcgtttgggctcgtgagctgctcgggctcgagctcgggcttgggctcgaatttaaacgggcctcattttgggctcgagctcgtttgactaacgagccgagcccgagccgggcttttaccgagccgagcccgagcagctcggcccgtTGACAGCCCTAACTGGATGCAGGTTGGTGAGTTGCCCTATTATATGATCCATACCCTATATTTACCTACGTCTCCCAATCTTAGCACATCGTCGCCAAGTACTCCGTGCTCGACGCTGCCACCAACCCTAACAACAGGGAGCTAAACCGGTGCATGTGATCCAAAACCTTTCTTCTCCACATCCCCTctctaattaattctctttcctACTCCTCCCTTCCATCTACTGAAATTTAATATTCCAAATTGTTccttaaatttatttattcttttgatttctttcttaTTAGTTTCATATGCgatgataaatatattaattgtatacttttaaagaaaaaaatatgtttatgATTCTCTATTTTGTATTTTTCATTCTAGACTTGGGATTGGGTACTTGAGTATAGAAGAGAAGTCAAGTGGAAAATAGCTAAGTGTTGGCTCTCTTTTGGTAGATCTGAGAATGACTTAAAAAGTATGTCGTTGTCAAAAGTCTTAGCCAACAAACAAAGATTTTTATACTACTCTTACCATCCTCTACTCGATGAATAGTGGTTGGAGGAGGTTGATCCACcgggaggcgattggagcacacaaataaaaaatagaaactcCATTAAGATTCAtgacaatatatatattttttttaaaaaaaatctttgaagATATTCGATTAATCTCTAACCAACCAGAAGTAGTTttctattcaaaaataaaaaaagaaaagaaagaaagctttGCAATTAAATTCTGATGCAGAGTATGGGTCGACTCGTACTAAGCGGGAGTCGATTCCTCAacgtgggagtcgactctggagacAGAAAGTAAATAAAAATCGCAAATCGAacagcaaagaaaaatattttagagtTATCTTAAAATAAGATTTccaaaatgcataaaataaattgcagaaattaaactgaaacttagaacacgaattgcataaaaaaaatgatggatTGCATTAAAGGATAATTATAAAAgtaaaatgaagattggaaatctaatgcttcttttcttctgcaaaATAAAacgtaaaaaaaaaacaatctcgCTGGTTTCTCTCTCTCGGTGGAACTCCCAAGAAAATCAATTCTTCCCCCCTCTGTTATTTTTTTGAATGAGAGATCCCTCCCCCAGCCGAAAGAGCTGCCCCTTATAGATTGCCAGAGCTCTCCAGCTAGCGACGAATTTCTAGGAGGTGAATCACGGACACGAACTCCTCACGGAAGGTGGACAGTGGGCGCGGGACCTTTGGCATGCATTGCGGAAGGAATGGACGTGGAGGATCACACGTGGATTCGGTGTGAAAGCGGATAGCTGCTGAGACGAGGACGCTGGAATCTGGGAGGAATCTGAGGCGTGCTGGATGCGGAGGATCGCACGGAAGGATGGGTTGCACATGGAGAAACTAATGCGGAAGGCAGCTAGGATGCGCGTGGAGACGGAAGGAAGCCATCACGGATGGGTGCTAATTCGGAAAGGGAGGAGGCTGATCCGGAAGTTGGAGCACGCATGGGATGTGCGGAAGAGATGCGGAGGAAGCTGGAACATTGGATGCTGATCCGCGGGAGGATGATCCGTGGCTGCTGCTGAGGTTGGAAAATTTGGGagcgcgggaggaagaagaagaatagtgAAAGAATTTTTCAGATTTTACTGTATCGCAACACTATTCATATAAACAGTTTCATCACgcaacactgttc contains:
- the LOC103711620 gene encoding calcium-dependent protein kinase 20-like, encoding MGNCCAAPVDPSKKKARKKKDKKPNPFSIDYNRGPSQGGKLVVLKDPTGRDIENRYELGRELGRGEFGITYLCTDKETGGLFACKSISKKKLRTAVDIEDVRREVEIMRHLPRHPNIVSLKDTYEDEDAIHLVMELCEGGELFDRIVARGHYTERAAAVVTRTIVEVVQMCHKHGVMHRDLKPENFLFANKKETAPLKAIDFGLSVFFKPGECFNEIVGSPYYMAPEVLKRNYGPEIDVWSAGVILYILLCGVPPFWAETEQGVAQAIIHSVIDFKRDPWPKVSNNAKDLVRQMLDPDPKRRLTAQQVLEHPWLQNAKKAPNVPLGETVRARLQQFSVMNKFKKRALRVVAEHLSVEEVADIKEMFEKMDVKGNGRITLEELKSGFHRLGHQIADADVQILMEAADVDGNGALDYGEFVAVSIHVKKMGNDEHLCKAFSYFDQNNSGYIEIEELRNALADDLGPNHEEVINAIICDVDTDKDGRISYEEFATMMKAGTDWRKASRQYSRERFNSLSLKLMMDGSLQLTSEGR